A region from the Aegilops tauschii subsp. strangulata cultivar AL8/78 chromosome 5, Aet v6.0, whole genome shotgun sequence genome encodes:
- the LOC109735945 gene encoding uncharacterized protein, producing the protein MRALVSPAPAAAAFLPRTPSPGASPRGATALSRHRSSSGGRAVAAGAAATGDHWGADDQQHHREQQQCRGGAGRGGTRRAGPSVQCDVDVVSWRERRVFASVAVAADVDTVWRIITDYERLADFVPNLVHSGRIPCPHEGRIWLEQRGLQQALYWHIEARVVLDLREVPDAVDGRELHFSMVDGDFKKFEGKWSVRAGPRSASAILLYEVNVIPRFNFPAIFLERIIRSDLPVNLTALAFRSEKMYLENHKFGPTKFTGAESKPLNLRSATVENDVISSSKFKEAPASSGFGGVLASPPPELNGKWGVYGSVCRLDRPCVVDEIHLRRFDGLLEREGAHRCVVASITVKAPVREVWNALTAYEKLPEIIPNLAISRILLRDNNKVRILQEGCKGLLYMVLHARVVMDLREKHEREISFEQVEGDFYSFKGKWRLGQLGDQHTLLKYMVETKMHKDTFLSESILEEVIYEDLPSNLCAIRDYVEKAEAERGNSTIHSDAPTNPDTVPLCYTEGRQSEQASVHCSSSSTRQRPKVPGLQKDIEVLKSELGSFIAKHGQNGFMPKRKHLRTHGRVDIEKAITRMGGFRKIATLMNLSLSYKNRKPRGYWDNLENLEEEIRRFQKNWGMDPSYMPSRKSFERAGRYDIARALEKWGGIQEVSRLLSLEPRRPRKQTDPDGEQTDPSAADATKHPSSSKADKASVPLDAQKWLLKLKDLDINWVEY; encoded by the exons ATGCGGGCCCTCGTCTCCCCGGCCCCAGCCGCCGCCGCATTCCTCCCGCGGACCCCGAGCCCCGGCGCGAGCCCTCGAGGGGCCACAGCGCTCTCGCGGCACCGCTCTTCTTCCGGTGGCCGCGCTGTCGCCGCCGGGGCTGCTGCCACGGGCGACCACTGGGGCGCCGACGACCAGCAGCACCACCGGGAGCAGCAGCAGTGCCGCGGTGGCGCCGGCAGGGGCGGCACCAGGCGCGCGGGGCCCAGCGTGCAGTGCGACGTGGACGTGGTGTCGTGGCGCGAGCGGCGGGTGTTCGCGTCCGTGGCGGTGGCCGCCGACGTCGACACCGTCTGGCGCATCATCACCGACTACGAGCGCCTCGCCGACTTCGTCCCCAACCTCGTGCACAG TGGGAGGATCCCATGCCCGCACGAGGGCAGGATATGGCTGGAGCAGAGGGGGCTGCAGCAAGCGCTCTACTGGCACATCGAGGCGCGTGTCGTGCTCGATCTCCGGGAGGTCCCGGATGCC GTTGATGGACGAGAACTCCACTTCTCCATGGTCGATGGCGACTTTAAGAAATTCGAAGGGAAATGGTCTGTCAGGGCTGGTCCAAG GTCCGCTAGTGCGATTTTGCTGTATGAAGTTAATGTGATACCACGATTCAATTTTCCAGCAATATTTCTTGAGAGGATTATAAGGTCGGATCTTCCTGTGAATCTTACAGCCTTGGCTTTCAGATCTGAAAAAATGTATTTAGAAAACCATAAATTTGGACCTACAAAATTTACCGGTGCAGAGTCCAAGCCACTTAACTTGCGTAGTGCAACAGTCGAGAATGATGTCATATCTTCTAGTAAGTTCAAAGAAGCGCCTGCCTCTTCCGGTTTTGGTGGTGTGCTTGCTTCACCCCCTCCTGAGTTGAATGGGAAATGGGGTGTATATGGAAGTGTCTGCAGGCTTGATAGGCCTTGTGTGGTAGATGAGATCCATCTTCGACGATTTGATGGCCTCTTG GAGCGTGAAGGGGCTCACAGGTGTGTtgttgctagtatcactgtgaaAGCACCAGTTCGAGAAGTATGGAATGCACTAACAGCATATGAAAAGTTACCCGA GATTATACCAAACCTGGCAATCAGTCGGATTCTTCTTCGTGATAATAACAAGGTTCGAATATTACAG GAGGGCTGCAAAGGCCTACTTTATATGGTTCTTCATGCCCGTGTTGTAATGGATCTTCGTGAGAAACATGAACGTGAGATCAGCTTTGAGCAAGTTGAGGGGGATTTCTACTCATTTAAAGGAAAATGGCGCCTCGGACAGCTTGGAGATCAGCACACACTGCTGAAGTATATGGTCGAGACTAAGATGCATAAAGATACCTTTCTCTCAGAGTCCATCCTTGAAGAG GTCATATACGAAGACCTTCCATCAAATTTATGTGCAATCCGTGATTATGTTGAAAAGGCAGAAGCTGAGAGAGGTAATTCCACAATTCACTCGGATGCGCCAACCAATCCAGATACTGTTCCTTTGTGTTACACAGAAGGACGACAGTCGGAGCAAGCATCTGTACATTGCTCTTCAAGTTCCACGAGGCAGAGACCAAAAGTTCCTGGCCTGCAAAAGGACATCGAGGTCCTGAAATCCGAACTTGGTAGTTTTATTGCAAAACATGGTCAGAATGGTTTCATGCCTAAGAGAAAACATCTTCGTACACATGGGAGAGTTGATATCGAGAAGGCTATAACACGGATGGGTGGGTTCAGGAAGATTGCTACCTTAATGAATCTTTCCCTTTCTTATAAAAATCGGAAACCAAGAGGTTATTGGGATAATCTGGAGAACTTGGAAGAAGAG ATCAGGAGATTCCAGAAGAACTGGGGGATGGACCCTTCTTATATGCCAAGTAGAAAATCTTTTGAGAGGGCAG GGCGCTACGACATTGCTCGCGCCCTGGAGAAATGGGGCGGGATACAGGAGGTCTCCCGGCTCCTCTCGCTTGAACCAAGGCGGCCCCGGAAGCAAACGGACCCTGACGGCGAGCAAACAGACCCAAGCGCCGCCGACGCAACCAAGCACCCGAGCAGCAGCAAAGCAGACAAGGCGAGCGTGCCCCTGGACG